From the genome of Nicotiana sylvestris chromosome 1, ASM39365v2, whole genome shotgun sequence:
ctggtgctgaagttaatctgtccttcaatGCCCAGAAACTCCGTTCGCAATGATTGGTCCATTGAAACTTAGTTCCCTTCTGAGTTAAGTTACATGGGTATCCTAATCTTTTATAATTCAGGAAATTTCCCTCTTCGGAGGCCCAAACATTATCCTTTATCCTTCACAATTACGTCATTATCCCACTATTAGGGCATCATTTTATATATTCTAAAcattactagtcttagactcctttgagttcattcgggctatactgagccttctataacttagagaaaccatcagctctcttattgacttattcccaaggacttatccattctcgtcaccttttcactcatcttttcttatccttcctcctgtcttcctaaaaccttgctGCTCTACTCTACTtcagcttgcgacctacacatatctatttatacttattcgtAACCTTTATTCAACTTACTTgaatcatagatttccttatattATTCCGGAACATTAAGCGAGACACCACATACCACTTTGGTCGAAGgtgcttagaagagaagaaaatttcgttataagttttctgtaataacctgccaaacggagaagctacgaacctccgtcagTGTTGTGGGTATAGTCCAAGTCTTCAATGCCTCACTCTTTTGTGTATTCACCGGGATGCCTTCGCccaaaatgatatgcccaaggaaagctacagagttcacccagaattcatatttagagaattttgcatataacttccctttttgtagaactctgagcatagtacgcaagtgatctgcatgctcagccaaTGAACAAGATATACCAAtatatatcatcgataaatatGATTACGAATAGATCTTCAAaagggcctgaacacacggttcatcaactccatgaatactactagggcattggtcaaaccgaatggtataacacgaaactcaaagtgctcgtatctggtcctgaatgttgtctttggaatatcttcctccttaacccttacttggtggtacccggacctcaagtctatctttgaaaaacacttgccacttgcaactgatcaaataaatcgtcaatcctcgggaacatgtacttattcttgatcgtcaccttattcaacggcctataatctatacacattcgtaaggaatcATCCTTCTTTCTCtcaaacaacacaggtgctccccacggtgacgtactaggtctgataaaacctttttcaagcaagcccCTTAAttattcctttaactctttcagctctgcgggggccattctatagggagggaatagatattggatgagcaACTGCTAGTAGGTCAAtgacaaactcaatttctcgctctggcggaagaCCCGAAAGATCATCGGtaaaaacatcaggaaactcattaactacaGGAAATGACTGAATGGTTagtgactctacttccacatcccaAGCCCAAACTCAGTGATAAATATAGTCCTTTCTGATTatcttccttgccttaagataggagataaatttacctcttggcGACACGGTATTACCTTTCCATTCTAAAACAGGATCTCCTGGAAACTGAAATCAAACCATCTTTGAtctacacttgatgttagcataactAAAGGCCAATCAATCCATACCTATTATAATATCAAGTCCTACCCAACCGAACACCACGTatcttatccttgtttattatcaaatctatcacgggccatttcgggccacatctatatatatataacaattttaaaacataacttgcataactaatttataaaaatgtttatatacataggggtcgactaggccgtagacatgtcatacccaaaactatatacaagATAATGTCTGGAAAACCTCTAAGTAgacataaccataatatatacaagtcgggacGGGGCTCTCTACGTCCTCATAAAACAACCTAACATATTTAGAACCCTGACTTGGTAATATTCtaagaagaggtggaactcaccaaccaaaaacTGACATTTGGAGGAAGTCTACAGTTGAGGGTCCTTGCCTTGTCCTATATAGGAACCTCGATCAAACACACTTCGAAGCAGAACCTTCATATCCTTATCGGTTACCTTCCTCCTATTGGCCGGACTACTATCCTCTTCCTAtgcatatcccataacatacactgGCAAACCTTGATTGACGGAATCCTAAGACTGTGGACTATTtggaacctcagaagagctggtgtccgCAAATACCATGACATAATTTTGAGCCTGAGAGAAACCCGGCTGTGCCAATCCATGCATTACTCCCCTCATACCTGATCAACGGGTTGTGATaatgaaactaagggccttgTCAAAGGcggaactcctctcaccccatctgCTGCCGGAGTGGTCAAAACAGCTCGAACAGATGACTCATATGGACCctcggatggatcctcctcaatagaaacCATAATCTCTGATGGGTCTGACTCCATAGTATAACTTATATCTCTTTATAACACCTTTGTAGCCTTCTAACCCATGCTAGCGGCTATAGTCTTTGGAGGCATCGCTAAAAATGTAACACGTCATTAGGAACATGAATGCTTATATTGCACAATCTAAGATAAGAAGGGAGGATAACaccctatatgtcctgtagcctcctgtctataagtgtggtgcacaacacacccataaacaagactctactagacacggtctatagacaaccctaggacagagctgctctaataccacttttgtcacgacacaaaccgatgggccatgacAGGTGCCTGAGTcatacctgtcaaacacccctaagcatgtgtctaggatatgaacctgtataacatctgTTGAATTACGAAGGTAATATACAAGAAGGAAACTTGCCAACAAGGAATATGTACGTATATGTAAAGCTCTGTAAATTCTTTTAGTTAACTCCTACTAATTTTGAGCTTGAGAATGCTATGTAATTAAATCTGAGCTACATGATTATTCGAGTGGAACAGAGTTATTGGAATGCTTAGGGACAATATCGATAGTTAATCATTAAATTAGTGGATGTTACAAGGTCATCAAATGTATTTGGAGCATTTCAAGTTTCTATTCATAAGTGCTGAAATTATGAGAATTCAATGGTATGTAACCAACTTGAAGAGTTGGAATTTAATACGAAAAAAAGGATTTAAAATCCTAGTCTTCAGATGGCAACGAGAAAGGATTTAGAAATCTAGGAAAAGTGGTTGGCCAACAAATAGACAAGTGGGGGACAAtgaaattaattaaataacaagGACAAGGAAATAATGGAAGTAATTATGAAAGACAAAAGCAAGTGGGAAATAGAATGATTAAAGTTGAAGACCAAAATGTTGCTTTTGTGATGGAATAAATTAGAACCCAGTGAAGGCGTGCAACTCAGCACCCGAAATTTAGAATCCACAACTGAAGTTTTTTTAGGCATTTTGTTAAGGGAGAGATTATATTATATTTGACTTGGTCTTGGAGATTAGAGACAAGGAGCATCTATTTACCATTAATACATCTTCAAGGTAAGAATTAAAAGCCTTTCTTTGATAAATTTGATTCATTTATTACATCTCTTAAACCTCCAACATCGTGGGATTCATAGATTTTTGAAGATAATCTCAAGGACATTTCAAGAAACTCAAATCTTGAAACTTTTAGGGTTTGACAAAGAGGTAATTTATTCACTCCAATCTTATGTACCATACTCCACGGGCGTAGTAGAGTATATTTATGAAGTTAGATTTGTATTTAAATATCTATTCATAAAACCCTAGAAGCTAGTCTTGAGATTGAAAAGTTGGTTGGTAAGAATGATGAATAGTGATGGGTATTATTTGAACGATGTTATTTTGAGTTTATAGTGGAATGACTAGATTCCATAACAAGTTTAACGAATAAGCTGGAATTAAAATTCAAGGATTGTCATTCAAATAATCAAATGAGGAATTTTGTTAAACTTACAAGATTAGATTTAAGTGTTAGACACTTAGTTAGTTTAGTACGTATCGTTATGATTCGTTCTTGAATTATGTGAGTTCGTATATGTAGATCGTGACTCATTGGCATTATTGGATCATTTGTGATAAGGTTGTATGCAATTTGAGGTACGTTGAAACTTACTACCCTAAGACCTTTTCTCCAAACTCATATCAAAACACGATTAAACTGAGTTTCAAAATGCGAGTCCTAGCTTGTGGGGACGAGTGAGTTAGGGATTTTAACATTCTTGCATCATAAAAGATTTAAGTGATATCAATATTATTTTCCTGAAATGTTGTatcttaattaaagaaaaaactaaataaataagGAATAACACTTGTAgtattttgaaatgaaaatacATGAGTTGTAAAATATCTTGGATATAGCTATTATCAAATAGTTGATTTGGCTATAAGTATCATCATTGATAAATGTAAAGGTTTTGGGAGTTACTTAAATTCACCGAGATTGACCTTGGACATTTTTCCTCATTAGGTcatgaaactacacgtgccggtgtaggCGTAGAACCTACCTTACAGTTGGGGACTACGACAGAGTACTTCCCATTAGGGGTACTATTGTGCTACTTTATTAGCATGGCTGAGTCGATTCATGCGGCACAACGATGAGACGACCTGAGCAAGTAGGGTATATGATACTTGCCGCTAGGTACATAACCTAGTTGACCTTCTTTCGTGTCGGTGATGGATAGTACTCCCGGTAAATGAAAAATCTAACATGATTTTGCAAAGATCAATGATAACGGAAGACTTTGAAATATGTTTTACCATATTATTTTATTGTaccttttaaattgttaattgatATGAATACTTCTTTCTTGATATCAATTATTATTGCATATCTTATGTCTTCTTAAATATcgtcctattttctttttggggaATAGTTCATGATTCGTACTAGGCATGTGGAGCTTAGGCCTTTTGGCCAcatttctattttctattttcaggGACTGGACCTGAGCAACTTGGACCGCGTGGATATGGCAGCTCTATATTTCCCGTTGACGTTATTTGGTGAGACTCCACGCTTGTATTTGTGGAGGACTTTATTATATTAATATCCCTTTGAGCCACCGGGTTATGCCTTGGCTGACTATTCAAGTTCGTGTCAGAAAGGTTCCATAGACAACAATAGTATTCATTTGGGTTGTAATCCTATGGTTACTTACATGGTGTGCATGaacgaaattttcttttatctttatgaAGCTTTGCCTTCAAAGGAAAATATTTACTTAAAGACATTATTCATGTTTTGTGTATATTTTAAAATGATTGAAATTGAAGAGCCTTTCGCATCATCGTATTAAGCATATAGATGTGTATTAATCTATAGGATGGTTCACTTGGGTCGGGTAGAATACCGAGTGCTGGTCAAATAGTTTTAGGGCGTGACAAACTtagtatcagagccctaggttctaATTCGAGTTCTAGGAATTTTATGGAATCGTGTCTGGTAGAGTTCTCTTTTTTGGTATGTTGTGCACCATACTTCTATATCGAGAAGGCTATATGGACATTATAATAATACTTCACTCTTTCTTCTAATTCTAGAATTGTGCGATAGAACTAAGAAATATTTTCTAACTCGTGCACTATATCAATTGGCAGAAGATGGTGAACACCCGTGGCGGTAATATGAATTGAGAAGTTGCTCCTATACCTGATGCGGCTTCTGGAGGGGTACCTGCTAGACCTAGGGGCCGACCTCTGCAGGCTGCAAGAGAACGGACTGTGCCAGTTCCAATGGCTCCAAGGATGGTCCAGGAGCTCGAGGAAGAAGTTGATGAGGCACCTGCTCCACCTCCACAACCAAATCACTTGGAAAAGACCCTCACTGATATTAAAAAAGCTATGGATACTTTTGCTGACCTCATGGCTATGCAGACCCAACAGAACCTTCAAGTGGGGATTCAGGCACTCCAACAAGGAGGGATGAAAGCACCAACGATTGAGGACATGGCACATTTGGCCATGAAATTTGTGAGACTTGAGCCGCCAATTTTCACTGGTACAGATCCCATTGTAGACCCTCAGGACTTCTTAGAGGAAGTTGAGAAAGCTACTACTTTGCTGAGAGTTAAACACTACCTAAAGTTACTACTTTGCTGGGAGTTAAAGACTACCGAGTGGTTCGATTGACAACCTACCAGTTGAAAGACATTGCTGACCTCTGGTTCAAAGGGGTAGAGAAAAGTCAATCGGAGGATGCACCTCCAATAATTTGGGCAGAATTTAAGAAGATTTTCATTAAGAAACGGTTACCACCAGGAGTGAGAGCCGCCCTTGCGATATTATTTGAGACCTTAAAGAAGGATACCATGATTGTCCTTGTGTATAACATCAAATTCGAGAAGTTATCCCGTTATGCTCCCCACCTCATCCCCACCGAGGATGAAAAGATTGATCGCTTTGCTCGTGGCTTGATTTCAGGCATCAGAAAAGATACAGCTAGTGGGAGAAGGAACACTACCTTTACTAACTTTGTAGATCTAGCAATGGATCTCGAAAGGATTCATCAGGAGGAGAGGGCCAACAGGGAGCAGAACAAAAAGCCTTGGAATTTTGGCACTTTCAGTGCAGTGCCTAGTTTGGGCAAGGGGCAGAACAACAGAGGATCATCTGGACCACCACAGTCTAGGATGCAGACAACTTTTAGTAGCCATCCAGTGGCATACAGTTCCGAACAAGGAGGCCAGTCTAGGTCCATTCAGAGTGAGCACCATACTGCACAGTAGAGTTAGAGTAGTGTGGGTTCTCATCAGCATCAGCCTAGTGTTACCAGGGGACCCCGTGGTTCGTGCTATGGATGCAAGTTGATGGGTCACATCCGAAAGTTTTGCCCTAACGGGCAACAGGGTTCGAGAGCTCACCCGACACCTTCTATGGCTACTACTTCAGCTGCACCGCCCCCACCTAGGGGTAATAGGGCCCACAACGGACGCAATGCAGGAAAGGTTGCCATAGACAGCTGCTACTTCTCAGGGAACTCATCTTTGTTTCTATGCCATGCCTACTCGCCCTACTGTAGaggcttcagatgctgttatcacaACTATACTTAGAGTTTGTGCTCTAAATGCTTATGCTCTTATGGATCCTGGATCTATTTTTTCCTATATTACTTCGTACTTTGCTTTGGATTTTGGCATAGAGCCAGAACAACTATTTGAACCATTTTTTATGTCGACTTCGGTAGGAGATCCTGCTATTGCCTCCCACATTTACAAGGGTTGTGTGATCATAATCCAAGATCGAGAGACTACTATAGACCTTATTGAACTAGaaatggttgactttgatgtgatTATGGGGATGAATTGGTTATACAAGTGTTACGCCATTCTTGATTGTCGTGCTAAAGTGGTCAAGTTTGAGTTTCCTAATGAGCCAATTCGTGAATGGAAAGGCAATATTGCTGAGCCTCGAGGTAAATTTATTTCATACCTTAAGTCGAAGAAGAAGATCACGAAGGGATGTCTCTATCATTTAGTCAGAGTCATTGACACAACTGCGGAGGTAACAACATTTAGTCTGTGCCAGTTGTTAATGAGTTTCCTGATGAGCTTCTGGGTATCCCACCAGATCGGATTATCGACTTTGGGATAGATGTGGTGCCAGATACTCAGTCGATATCTATTCCCCCATACCGAATGGCTCCAGCCGAATTAAGAGAATTGAAAGAGCAATTGAAAGATTTACTGGATAAAggatttattagacctagtgtatcaccttaaGGTGCGCAAAtgctatttgtgaaaaagaaagatggttcttcaggatgtgtattgactacaggAAACTTAACAAAGTGACCATCAAGAATAGGTACCCACTACCTCGGATAGACGACTTGTTTGACCGGTTGCAAGGAGCAAAGTTCttctcaaagattgatttaaggtcggggtatcatcagttgaagattcgagaaaagGATATTCCCAAAATAGACTTTTGGACCCGCTACGAGCATTATGAatttttggtgatgtcatttggactAACAAATTCACCCACGGCCTTTATGGATCTAATGAATTGGGTTTTCAAACCAGTTCTTGATAgattcgtgattgttttcattgatgacatattAGTCTATTCGCAAAGTCAAGAGGAGCATGCCAATCATTTGAGAATAGTGTTGCAGACGCTCTTGGAGAATGAGTTATATGccaaattctctaagtgtgaattttggctcgaattcgtggcattcttgggtcatataGTATCTCGTAAAGGTATTAAGGTTTATCCTCAAAAGATTGAAGCGGTTAAGAGTTGGCCTCGACCAACTACACcgacagagattcgcagtttttgGGATTATCGGGTTGCTATCAACGGTTTGTTGAAGGATTTTCTACTCTTTCATCTCCGTTAACCAAGTTGACGTAGAAAGTAGCGAAGTTTCAGTGGTCGGATGCTTGTGAGAGAAGTTTTCAAGAGTTGAAGGCTAGATTGACTATGTTGACATTGCCAACAGGTTTGGGTGACTTTGTGGTTTACTGTGATGCCTCTAGAGTTGGGTTGGGTTGTGTCTTGATGCAGAAAGGTAAGGTTAtctcttatgcttctagacagttgaagatccatgagaagaactatccaacccatgacttgGAACTTGCCGTGGTTGTTTTTGCTTTGAAAATCTGacggcattacttgtatggtaaGCATTGTGAATTATACACCAACCATAAAAGCTTGCAATATATATTCAAGCATAGGGAATTAAACTTGAGGCAAATGAGATGGTTAGAACTATTGAAGGATTATGATTTAAGCATTCattaccatccgggaaaggcgaATGTGGTAGCCGACGCGCTAAGCCAAAAGTCAAGAGGTACCTTAGCACATTTACCGATAAGTAAAGAGCTTGTCGCTTGTGCCATAGCACGTTCCTCTCTTATTGAGCGTGTCAAGGCTAAGCAATTTGAAGATCCAAATTTGGTCAATATTCTAAATAGTGTAAAATTTAAAGAAATCCTTGCATTTTCTCTTGATGAGGATGGGGTGTTGAAGATGAACGGTCGCTTGTGCGTGCcagatgttgatgggcttcgtaATGAAATTATGGATGAGGCACACAGTTCGAGATATTCTATACATCCAGGATCCACAAAAATGTACAAAGACTTGCGGGAGATCTATTGGTGGAATCGGATGAAGGAAAACATTTCAGACTTCGTGGCTAGATGTTTAAATTGCCAGCAAGTAAAGGCTGAGCATCAAGGACCTGGTGGGTTGGCTCAGAATATTGAGATTCCACTTaggaagtgggagatgattaatatggactttgtTGTGAGTTTGCCTCGCACTCGCTTGAAGCATGactctatttgggtgattgtagaccaACTTACAAAGTCGGCGCATTTCTTACCAGTAAAGATGACTGACACGGTACCACAATATGCTAAGTTGTACTTGAAAGAAATTGTCCGACTTCATGGGATTCCAACTTCCCTTATATCTGATAGAGTGGCCCAATTTACTGCTCATTTTTTGTTGTCCTTTCAAGAAGGATTAGGTACAGGTGTCAATTTGAGTACCGCTTTTCATCCACAGATTGACAGACAAGCTGAAAGaactattcagacacttgaggatatgttgcgGGCTTGTGTCCTTGATTTTGGTGGGAATTGGGATGAACACTTACCTCTGATCAAATTTTCCTACAATAGTAGCTatcatgctagtatccagatggctccatatgaagctttGTACGGACGACGTTGTAGATCTCctattggatggtttgagccgataGAGGTAGGACTACTTGGACCCGATCTTGTACAGGACGCCTTAGAGAAGGTGGCATTGATTCAACAAAGCTTAAGACTGCACGAAGTCAACAAAAAAGCTATACAGATGTACATCAACGTAAGTTGGAGTTCAAGGAGGGTGATCAAGTGTTCTTGAAAGTATCAccaatgaagggcgttatgagatttgggaagaagggcaagctaagtcCTAGATTCATTAGCCCATATCGTATCTTGAAAAGGATTGGGGAAGTAGCCTATAAGTTGGAGTTACCTGCATCATTGACTTTGGTTCATCCTgtttttcatgtatcgatgctaCGAGGGTATGTGCATGATCATGCTCACATCGTCTCACTAGAAGTAGTAGAAATAAATGACGGCTTAACTTATAACGAAGAACCTGTTGagattcttgataggcaagtccgtaGGTTGAGGACTAAAGACATAGCTTCAGTTAAAGTGTTATGGCGTAATCATGACGTCGAGGAGGCTACTTAGGAGGCCGAGGAAGATATGAAAATccgatatccacacttattcgcAACTTCAGGTAtgccatttttttaaaattttgagttTAGAGTTTATTATAATTTACTTCCGTGGGGCAAGTTATTGATTAATTTATCTATTGCACATGGTTGTTAGACTTGTCTTATGTTGATAAATTTAATTCTTGTGATGTTGGGAAAGGCTAAGTACTGATGTC
Proteins encoded in this window:
- the LOC138868604 gene encoding uncharacterized protein, with protein sequence MPTRPTVEASDAVITTILRVCALNAYALMDPGSIFSYITSYFALDFGIEPEQLFEPFFMSTSVGDPAIASHIYKGCVIIIQDRETTIDLIELEMVDFDVIMGMNWLYKCYAILDCRAKVVKFEFPNEPIREWKGNIAEPRVVNEFPDELLGIPPDRIIDFGIDVVPDTQSISIPPYRMAPAELRELKEQLKDLLDKGFIRPSVSP
- the LOC138868619 gene encoding uncharacterized protein codes for the protein MKGVMRFGKKGKLSPRFISPYRILKRIGEVAYKLELPASLTLVHPVFHVSMLRGYVHDHAHIVSLEVVEINDGLTYNEEPVEILDRQVRRLRTKDIASVKVLWRNHDVEEAT